A genomic stretch from Hymenobacter psoromatis includes:
- a CDS encoding short-chain dehydrogenase: MEKHASKVALITGANKGLGLEIARQLGQQGIIVVLGARQGKADAPAAQLRAEGLAAHAVELDVTSAADIAALPPYFDRTFGRLDILVNNAGVQLDDGPDVSPDTLRQTYEANVIGPYAITQALLPLLRQAPAGRIVNQSSILGSLTAISQGQGGSWATPGYTSSKAALNMLTVVLAQQLAGTAIKVNAAHPGWVKTALGGDNAPLEVAEGAKTAVRLALLPTDGPTGGYFHDAEHLPW; encoded by the coding sequence ATGGAAAAGCACGCTTCAAAAGTTGCCCTCATCACGGGGGCCAATAAGGGCCTGGGCCTGGAAATAGCCCGTCAGCTCGGTCAGCAGGGCATTATAGTGGTGCTGGGAGCCCGCCAGGGCAAGGCCGACGCGCCGGCCGCGCAGCTGCGCGCCGAGGGCCTCGCGGCCCACGCCGTGGAGCTGGACGTGACCAGCGCCGCCGACATCGCGGCCCTACCCCCCTACTTTGACCGGACCTTCGGCCGGCTCGATATTCTGGTGAACAATGCCGGGGTGCAGCTCGACGATGGCCCCGACGTGAGCCCCGACACGCTGCGCCAAACCTACGAGGCCAATGTCATTGGGCCTTACGCCATTACGCAGGCCTTGCTGCCGTTGCTGCGGCAGGCCCCGGCGGGGCGCATCGTGAATCAGAGCAGTATTCTGGGGTCGCTCACGGCTATCAGCCAGGGGCAGGGGGGTAGCTGGGCCACGCCGGGCTACACTTCGTCGAAGGCCGCGCTGAATATGCTGACGGTGGTGCTGGCCCAGCAGTTGGCGGGCACGGCCATCAAGGTAAATGCCGCGCACCCTGGCTGGGTCAAGACGGCCCTGGGCGGCGACAATGCCCCGCTCGAAGTGGCCGAGGGTGCCAAAACTGCCGTGCGCCTGGCCCTGCTGCCCACCGACGGCCCCACCGGCGGCTACTTCCACGACGCCGAGCACCTGCCTTGGTAG
- a CDS encoding DNA-binding transcriptional regulator, whose translation MNRVDRLFGIIILLQARKYVPAERIAEQFHISVRTVYRDIKALAEQGIPVSFEVGRGYFLVAGYFLPPVGFTADEANALILLGTLGTALADQSIQPHVITALQKVKAVLRGPDQDRLGQLADSIRLRVPEYREGNTNYLSTIQAAIASHYVLELAYQDKAGERTQRRIEPIGLVFYNFAWQLVGWCQLRGGYREFRVARIHRLTATTQPFTNQAPLSLAEYLARLNLPHAG comes from the coding sequence ATGAACCGTGTTGACCGCCTGTTTGGCATCATTATCCTGCTGCAAGCCCGCAAATACGTGCCCGCGGAGCGGATAGCTGAGCAGTTCCATATCAGCGTCCGCACGGTGTATCGCGATATCAAAGCGCTGGCTGAGCAGGGAATCCCCGTCAGTTTCGAGGTGGGGCGGGGCTATTTCCTGGTGGCGGGGTATTTTTTACCCCCGGTAGGCTTTACCGCCGACGAAGCCAATGCCTTAATCCTGCTCGGAACCCTGGGTACGGCCCTGGCCGACCAGTCCATTCAGCCGCACGTGATAACTGCCCTGCAAAAAGTAAAAGCCGTCCTCCGTGGCCCCGACCAGGACCGACTGGGGCAACTAGCGGACAGTATTCGGTTGCGGGTGCCGGAATACCGGGAGGGTAATACGAACTATCTGTCTACTATTCAAGCCGCTATCGCCAGTCACTACGTGCTGGAACTAGCGTACCAGGACAAAGCAGGCGAGCGTACCCAACGCCGAATCGAACCCATCGGCCTAGTGTTCTACAACTTCGCCTGGCAACTGGTAGGCTGGTGCCAGCTGCGGGGGGGCTACCGCGAGTTCCGGGTGGCCCGCATCCACCGGCTGACGGCGACAACCCAGCCGTTCACTAACCAAGCCCCGCTCTCCCTGGCCGAGTACCTGGCCCGTCTGAATCTACCCCACGCAGGCTAA
- a CDS encoding fasciclin — protein sequence MKFSFATLAIVALLGTAGVQTASAQKAKPVMVGGAEMYPTKNIIENAVNSKDHTTLVAAVKAAGLVETLSGPGPFTVFAPTNEAFNALPAGTVETLLKPENKATLTKILTYHVVAGRMTAADLMKAIKAGGGKAMLKTVQGEDLTAMMKGKNIELKDEKGGIATVTIANVMQSNGVIHVINKVLMP from the coding sequence ATGAAATTCTCATTTGCAACCCTCGCCATTGTGGCACTGCTTGGCACGGCCGGCGTTCAGACGGCCTCGGCTCAGAAAGCTAAACCGGTGATGGTAGGCGGTGCCGAGATGTATCCCACGAAGAACATCATCGAAAACGCCGTTAACTCGAAAGACCACACTACGCTGGTGGCCGCCGTGAAAGCTGCTGGCCTGGTGGAAACGCTGTCGGGCCCCGGTCCTTTCACCGTATTCGCCCCTACCAATGAGGCCTTCAACGCCCTGCCCGCCGGCACGGTAGAGACCCTGCTGAAGCCCGAAAACAAGGCGACGCTCACCAAAATCCTGACCTACCATGTGGTAGCCGGCCGCATGACTGCCGCTGACCTCATGAAAGCCATTAAGGCTGGCGGTGGCAAGGCCATGCTCAAAACCGTGCAGGGCGAAGACCTGACGGCCATGATGAAAGGCAAGAACATCGAGCTGAAAGACGAGAAAGGCGGCATCGCGACGGTGACCATTGCCAACGTAATGCAGAGTAACGGCGTAATTCACGTCATCAACAAAGTGCTGATGCCCTAA
- a CDS encoding AraC family transcriptional regulator, producing MRRFQTISEFHEFRQLPKPQHPLISVVDVGTVPPPGEDEPSSLLLDFYTISVKRIRNVHVKYGQHPFDFKEGILSFMAPNQVFSLAVDNKDEAVEQSGWVIFIHPDFLWNTPLATTIKQYDFWDYALHEALFLSAKEEATILHIILAIEQEYSANIDRFSKQIIISQVEGLLNYADRFYHRQFLTREKANHQALEQLEKVLHNYFNSTDLAARGLPTVRYVAEQLHISPRYLSALLRVATGQNTQQHIHAKLIAKAKEKLSTTTLTVSEIAYELGFEHLPSFSKLFKTKTSLSPLEFRASFN from the coding sequence ATGAGGCGTTTTCAAACGATAAGCGAATTTCACGAGTTCAGGCAGTTGCCTAAACCCCAGCATCCGCTCATCAGCGTAGTAGATGTAGGCACGGTTCCGCCGCCGGGTGAGGACGAGCCGAGTAGTTTGCTACTGGATTTTTACACTATTTCGGTCAAAAGAATACGCAACGTCCACGTAAAATACGGGCAGCATCCGTTTGACTTTAAGGAGGGCATCCTGTCCTTTATGGCACCCAACCAGGTGTTTAGCCTGGCGGTTGATAACAAAGACGAAGCAGTAGAACAGTCAGGGTGGGTGATATTCATCCACCCTGATTTTCTTTGGAATACGCCGCTGGCCACCACCATCAAGCAGTACGATTTTTGGGATTACGCGCTCCACGAAGCCTTATTTCTTTCGGCCAAGGAAGAAGCGACCATCCTGCATATCATTCTGGCGATTGAGCAAGAGTATAGTGCTAATATTGACCGGTTTAGCAAGCAAATTATCATCTCGCAGGTGGAGGGTTTGCTGAATTACGCCGACCGGTTTTATCATCGCCAGTTCCTTACCCGAGAAAAAGCCAACCACCAGGCACTGGAACAATTGGAAAAAGTACTGCATAATTATTTCAACAGCACTGATTTAGCAGCACGAGGCTTGCCAACCGTGCGATACGTAGCCGAACAGTTGCATATTTCACCCAGGTATTTAAGTGCTTTATTGCGCGTAGCAACCGGGCAAAACACCCAGCAGCACATTCATGCGAAGCTGATAGCCAAAGCCAAAGAAAAATTATCAACTACGACCCTGACAGTAAGCGAAATTGCTTACGAGCTGGGGTTTGAGCATTTGCCTTCGTTCAGTAAGCTATTCAAGACCAAAACGAGCCTGTCACCTTTGGAATTTAGAGCTTCTTTTAATTGA
- a CDS encoding glyoxalase yields MNFTSVRLITADFERLFSFYEKISSQPFTRYTPSFGELHTSGATLAIGDTSTLAPFGGEQVASPATNRTAILEFRVADVDAEYQRLAHLLGEAVVQAPTTMPWGNRSLLFRDPDGNLLNFFTPATPEAIEKFASQPVD; encoded by the coding sequence ATGAATTTCACTTCTGTTCGTCTTATCACCGCTGATTTTGAACGCCTGTTTAGCTTCTACGAGAAAATTAGCAGTCAGCCATTTACGCGCTACACGCCCAGCTTTGGCGAGTTGCACACTAGCGGGGCTACGCTGGCCATCGGCGACACCAGCACCCTGGCCCCCTTTGGCGGGGAGCAAGTGGCCAGCCCCGCCACCAACCGCACGGCCATCCTGGAATTCCGGGTGGCCGATGTCGATGCCGAGTACCAGCGCCTCGCCCACCTGCTAGGCGAAGCGGTGGTACAAGCCCCCACTACCATGCCTTGGGGTAATCGTTCGCTGCTCTTCCGCGACCCCGATGGCAACTTACTCAACTTCTTCACACCCGCCACCCCGGAGGCTATCGAGAAGTTCGCCAGCCAGCCGGTGGATTAA
- a CDS encoding transcriptional regulator encodes MQVTAVDNQTLENGIAAQKILAVPADGFALCPVRDILDRVGDKWSLLCILYLGSTERLRFNELRHRIAGISQRMLTVTLRSLENDGFVRRTIYAEVPPRVEYRLTPLGQSLLGAVIELGNWAKDHAPAIAEARQRVAASLAASATPV; translated from the coding sequence ATGCAGGTAACCGCTGTTGATAATCAGACCCTTGAAAACGGCATCGCCGCCCAAAAAATCCTTGCCGTGCCGGCCGATGGCTTCGCGCTCTGCCCCGTGCGCGACATTCTGGACCGCGTGGGTGACAAATGGTCGCTGCTCTGCATTCTCTACCTGGGCAGCACCGAGCGGCTGCGCTTCAACGAGCTGCGCCACCGCATCGCGGGCATTTCGCAGCGGATGCTCACCGTCACGCTGCGCTCGCTGGAAAACGACGGCTTCGTGCGCCGCACCATATATGCTGAGGTGCCGCCCCGCGTTGAATACCGCCTCACTCCCCTCGGCCAAAGCTTGCTGGGCGCGGTCATCGAACTGGGCAACTGGGCCAAAGACCATGCGCCCGCCATTGCCGAAGCCCGCCAGCGCGTAGCAGCTTCGCTGGCGGCCTCGGCGACCCCGGTTTAG
- a CDS encoding HxlR family transcriptional regulator: MEENEASDAAYCPVYLTGLRDSMDLLSGKWKMRIIGSLIFGKKRFMELISHVQGIAAKMLSSELQHLELNGLVKRTVLNTKPITVEYELTEYGHSLKPIIDQLATWGIQHRRRVNQRPERQESAA; encoded by the coding sequence ATGGAAGAAAATGAAGCTAGTGATGCTGCCTATTGCCCGGTCTATTTAACGGGGCTGCGCGACTCAATGGACCTTCTTTCCGGCAAATGGAAAATGCGCATCATCGGCTCCCTCATCTTCGGCAAAAAGCGCTTCATGGAACTCATCAGCCACGTACAGGGCATCGCCGCCAAGATGCTTTCCAGCGAATTGCAGCACCTGGAGCTAAACGGACTCGTTAAACGAACCGTGCTCAATACGAAGCCCATCACGGTAGAATATGAGCTGACCGAATACGGGCATTCGCTCAAGCCCATCATCGACCAACTGGCTACCTGGGGCATCCAGCACCGCCGAAGGGTGAATCAGCGACCCGAACGGCAAGAAAGCGCAGCCTGA
- a CDS encoding alcohol dehydrogenase — MKAIRIHAFGGPEVLQLEDIARPVPAADEILIKVYACGVNPVDWVIRDGSSEVMKSFLTLPLTLGWDAAGIVEEIGSEVTTFQKGDAVYGEPNFPGDGSYAEYCAAKASQFALKPKTISFNEAAGVPLAGLTAWTALFEQGKLQPGQRILIQGASGGVGGFAVQFAKAKGAYVIGTTSVSNLEYVKQLGADEVLDYRSQRVEELVHDVDVVLEASPLRDNAERLKTVAVLKDGGIFVTVNLDFPFNEEVTAALAQKNATGELSANQPRQEWLAEMAELIDAGKVKVLISQVFPLAQVAEAHRESATLRVRGKLVLEVRKESEPA, encoded by the coding sequence ATGAAAGCGATAAGAATTCATGCTTTTGGCGGACCGGAGGTCCTGCAACTAGAAGACATCGCCCGACCGGTGCCAGCGGCGGATGAAATTTTAATCAAGGTGTATGCCTGCGGCGTAAACCCGGTGGACTGGGTTATTCGAGATGGCAGCAGCGAGGTCATGAAGTCGTTTTTGACTTTGCCGCTGACCCTGGGCTGGGATGCGGCCGGCATTGTGGAAGAAATAGGCAGCGAGGTAACCACCTTTCAAAAAGGCGATGCCGTGTATGGGGAGCCTAATTTTCCCGGTGATGGCAGCTATGCCGAATACTGCGCGGCCAAAGCCAGTCAATTTGCCCTCAAACCGAAGACCATCAGCTTTAACGAAGCGGCGGGAGTACCGCTGGCTGGTCTCACGGCCTGGACGGCCCTCTTTGAGCAAGGTAAGCTTCAGCCCGGCCAACGCATCTTAATTCAAGGGGCCTCGGGGGGGGTAGGCGGCTTTGCAGTGCAGTTTGCCAAAGCGAAGGGGGCGTATGTAATCGGTACCACTTCGGTCAGCAACCTGGAGTACGTCAAGCAACTGGGGGCCGATGAGGTCCTTGATTACCGGAGCCAGCGGGTAGAAGAGCTGGTGCATGACGTGGACGTAGTGTTGGAAGCGTCGCCCCTGCGCGATAACGCGGAGCGCCTGAAAACGGTAGCCGTCCTGAAAGACGGGGGAATCTTCGTGACGGTTAACCTGGATTTTCCGTTCAACGAGGAAGTCACCGCCGCCCTGGCCCAGAAAAACGCCACCGGCGAGCTATCGGCCAACCAACCCCGGCAGGAATGGCTCGCCGAAATGGCGGAGCTGATTGATGCCGGCAAGGTGAAGGTGCTCATCAGCCAGGTGTTTCCGCTGGCGCAGGTGGCGGAAGCCCACCGCGAAAGCGCCACCTTGCGGGTCCGGGGCAAGCTCGTGCTGGAAGTCAGAAAAGAAAGCGAGCCAGCATGA
- a CDS encoding short-chain dehydrogenase — MPTSKPAKPTTTPKRPTAKDMKGHAQKLPYPAKQADMKLQPQSSLAAYRAAGKLEGKVALITGGDSGIGRAVAIAFAKEGANVAILFNENQEDAQETQRLVEQENRKCQLLQLDVRDREQAFQAVRLVRAELGGLNILVNNAAFQMAQEKFEDIPEAQIRRTFDTNILGYMWMAQAVIPHLKSGDCIINTGSIVGIVGIPLLVDYACTKAGIHALTKSLALYLGERNIRVNCVVPGPVWTPNIPGTMPLDEIAKFGHEVALKRPGQPEELAPAYVLLASQDGSFMTGALVHVTGGKLSSDE, encoded by the coding sequence ATGCCTACTTCCAAGCCCGCCAAGCCCACGACGACGCCCAAGCGCCCCACCGCCAAAGACATGAAAGGGCACGCTCAAAAGCTGCCCTACCCCGCCAAACAGGCCGATATGAAGCTGCAACCCCAGAGCAGCCTGGCTGCCTACCGCGCCGCCGGCAAGCTCGAAGGCAAGGTGGCGCTCATCACCGGGGGCGACTCGGGCATTGGGCGCGCCGTGGCCATTGCCTTTGCCAAAGAAGGGGCCAACGTGGCCATCTTATTCAATGAAAACCAGGAGGATGCGCAAGAAACCCAGCGCCTCGTGGAACAGGAAAACCGCAAGTGCCAGCTTTTGCAGCTCGATGTGCGCGACCGTGAGCAGGCTTTCCAGGCCGTGCGGCTGGTGCGGGCCGAGCTGGGTGGGTTGAATATTCTGGTCAACAACGCGGCCTTTCAGATGGCGCAGGAGAAGTTTGAAGACATCCCAGAGGCCCAGATTCGGCGCACGTTCGACACCAATATTTTGGGCTATATGTGGATGGCGCAGGCCGTGATTCCGCACCTGAAAAGTGGCGACTGCATCATCAATACGGGTAGCATCGTGGGTATCGTGGGCATTCCGCTGCTGGTGGATTATGCGTGCACGAAGGCTGGTATTCACGCCCTTACCAAGTCGCTGGCTTTGTATTTGGGTGAGCGCAACATTCGGGTAAACTGCGTGGTGCCCGGCCCGGTCTGGACGCCCAACATCCCCGGCACCATGCCGCTGGATGAAATCGCGAAGTTTGGCCACGAAGTGGCGCTCAAGCGGCCCGGCCAACCCGAGGAGCTGGCCCCGGCCTACGTGCTGTTGGCCTCGCAAGACGGCTCGTTTATGACTGGCGCGCTGGTGCACGTGACGGGCGGCAAGCTCAGCAGCGACGAGTAA
- a CDS encoding short-chain dehydrogenase — protein MKQALITGANRSSGLEAAWQLLRAGYYVYLGSRDLPKGQQAVAQLHAEGLTQVEPVAIDVTDIASIEAARVAVGQKTDVLDVLINNAGINGGRPQTALGTPTSGYKQVFDTNVFGVIDVTQAFIDLLRQSPAPRIVNVTSGMGSLTLHSDPTWRFYPNKGAVYHPSKTALNAYTVMLAYELRDTPFKVNAVDPGFTASDFNNHQGTSTIPDAAARLVKAATAGPDGLTGQFFSDENAPDTGISPW, from the coding sequence ATAAAACAAGCCCTCATTACCGGAGCCAATAGAAGCAGTGGCCTGGAAGCCGCCTGGCAGTTGCTGCGCGCCGGCTATTACGTGTACCTCGGCAGCCGCGACCTGCCAAAAGGCCAGCAGGCCGTGGCGCAACTACACGCGGAAGGATTAACGCAGGTAGAGCCGGTCGCCATCGATGTGACTGATATTGCCTCCATAGAGGCGGCTCGCGTGGCGGTCGGCCAAAAGACCGACGTGCTCGACGTGCTGATTAACAACGCGGGCATCAACGGCGGGCGGCCCCAAACGGCCCTCGGCACGCCCACCAGCGGGTACAAGCAAGTGTTTGATACTAATGTGTTTGGGGTGATTGACGTAACCCAGGCGTTTATCGACCTGCTGCGGCAGTCGCCCGCGCCCCGCATCGTGAACGTCACGTCCGGCATGGGCTCCCTCACGCTGCACAGCGACCCTACCTGGCGCTTTTACCCCAATAAGGGGGCGGTGTACCACCCGTCCAAAACGGCGCTGAATGCCTATACCGTCATGCTGGCCTACGAGCTGCGCGATACCCCTTTCAAAGTAAACGCCGTGGACCCTGGTTTCACCGCGAGCGATTTCAACAATCACCAGGGCACCAGCACCATCCCCGATGCCGCTGCCCGCCTGGTAAAAGCCGCTACGGCTGGCCCGGACGGCCTGACCGGCCAGTTCTTCAGCGACGAAAACGCGCCGGATACGGGCATCAGCCCGTGGTAA